One genomic region from Arthrobacter sp. YN encodes:
- a CDS encoding hydroxyacid dehydrogenase yields MNELRGPVVVIAMSREAFAQQFDGTHLDRVRRCADLSQPELVEDLHNPVHHERLAKAELLLTSWGTPSLTDDILDRMPRLKAVFHCAGTVKHLVGDSFWARGIQLTNAADANAIPVAEFTFASIVLAGKKAQFYSREAVASRPPLGVNHPRHPFGTVSNYQQSIGIIGFSRIGRRVVEQVSRLHRSTCWVADPYASREAVELAGGQLCPLQEMLPKVSILSIHAPALEETRHMIGAKELAMLPDHATLINTARGSLVDTAALEAECASGRLNAVLDVTDPEPLPSSSVMWGLQNVSITPHIAGSLGTETFRMTDQALQEMERFVSGLALASPITVSDLEYQA; encoded by the coding sequence ATGAATGAGCTGCGCGGGCCCGTCGTCGTTATTGCCATGAGCCGCGAGGCATTCGCCCAGCAGTTTGACGGGACCCACCTTGACCGCGTGCGGAGGTGTGCTGACCTGTCCCAGCCGGAACTCGTTGAAGACCTGCACAACCCGGTTCACCACGAGCGGTTGGCGAAGGCAGAGCTGCTCCTGACGTCATGGGGTACTCCGTCTCTCACGGACGACATTCTCGACCGCATGCCCCGGCTGAAGGCCGTGTTCCACTGTGCCGGCACGGTCAAACACCTCGTCGGAGACTCGTTTTGGGCCAGGGGCATCCAGTTGACCAACGCCGCCGACGCAAATGCCATTCCCGTTGCAGAATTTACTTTCGCGTCCATAGTCCTCGCGGGAAAAAAGGCACAGTTCTACTCCCGCGAGGCGGTTGCCAGCAGGCCACCCCTCGGTGTGAACCACCCGCGGCATCCCTTCGGTACGGTGAGCAATTATCAGCAGAGCATTGGCATCATTGGTTTCTCGAGGATAGGCCGGCGGGTAGTCGAGCAGGTGTCGCGTCTGCACCGCTCCACTTGCTGGGTTGCTGACCCCTACGCGTCCCGCGAGGCAGTTGAACTGGCTGGCGGACAATTGTGCCCTCTGCAAGAGATGCTTCCAAAAGTCTCCATTCTCTCGATCCATGCTCCGGCCCTGGAAGAGACCCGCCACATGATCGGGGCAAAAGAGCTGGCAATGCTCCCGGATCACGCCACCCTCATCAACACCGCCCGAGGCAGCCTCGTTGATACGGCGGCTCTTGAGGCTGAATGTGCCAGTGGTCGACTCAACGCCGTTCTTGATGTCACCGATCCTGAGCCACTCCCTTCCTCCAGCGTGATGTGGGGGTTGCAGAACGTTTCCATCACCCCGCACATTGCCGGGTCACTGGGAACGGAGACGTTTCGGATGACGGACCAAGCCCTTCAGGAGATGGAGCGCTTTGTTTCTGGGCTGGCCCTGGCAAGTCCCATCACTGTTTCTGATTTGGAGTACCAAGCATGA
- a CDS encoding TetR family transcriptional regulator, translating into MAKVDKKEVRRQEIVAAAQAVAARDGAEGATLRAIAAEAGMAANAVLYYFGSHAEIIAAAVRASSGRFLEKLAESVHPDMSPTARLAAVISAGTTAGLDDDVSRILYEYWPHMLRDAEQRRIQDDLTSAQERIYRDIIDAGTRSGEFSPLLDPAKIARTLVAQEDGLVMDVLAGSAGSEYVLDLMGSLAAALLGLPTGVLLEHMGARSAAAT; encoded by the coding sequence GTGGCCAAGGTAGACAAGAAGGAAGTCCGGCGTCAGGAAATAGTGGCCGCTGCCCAGGCTGTAGCTGCGCGCGACGGCGCTGAAGGGGCCACCCTGCGCGCCATCGCCGCCGAAGCCGGCATGGCCGCGAACGCCGTGCTCTACTATTTCGGCAGCCATGCCGAGATTATCGCTGCTGCCGTGCGGGCTTCCTCCGGCAGGTTTCTCGAAAAGCTCGCCGAATCCGTTCACCCTGATATGAGCCCGACGGCGCGCCTCGCCGCCGTCATCAGCGCCGGCACTACTGCCGGACTGGACGACGACGTGTCCCGGATCCTCTACGAGTACTGGCCTCACATGCTCCGCGACGCCGAGCAGCGCCGCATCCAGGATGACCTCACCAGTGCCCAGGAACGCATCTATCGCGACATCATCGACGCCGGAACCCGCTCCGGCGAGTTCTCTCCCCTTCTGGACCCGGCCAAGATCGCCCGGACCCTGGTTGCCCAGGAAGATGGGCTGGTGATGGATGTGCTGGCAGGGAGCGCCGGCAGCGAGTACGTGCTGGATCTGATGGGGAGCCTTGCGGCTGCCCTTCTGGGCCTGCCGACTGGGGTGCTGCTGGAACACATGGGCGCCCGGTCAGCAGCGGCCACGTAA
- a CDS encoding TetR/AcrR family transcriptional regulator, which yields MSMREQILATARQLAISTGSIPSMDAVAAAAKVSKGGFTHHFRTRAALLEGLAAQAIESLDEALNAAVTRGNVVETWLRISMSQDDADLYRALLVSFTDLGENADGLLSLSAEASKRWEQLLAAELGDPVAASIVRLLGDGMVMNSLTREALPPVESIMAWLEPRRNAE from the coding sequence ATGTCCATGAGGGAACAGATTCTCGCCACAGCCCGTCAGCTCGCCATCAGCACCGGATCCATACCGTCCATGGATGCCGTGGCAGCCGCGGCGAAGGTGTCCAAAGGTGGCTTTACGCATCACTTCAGAACCAGGGCCGCATTGCTCGAAGGCTTGGCAGCCCAGGCCATTGAGTCCTTGGATGAGGCCCTCAACGCGGCCGTCACCAGGGGGAACGTGGTTGAGACGTGGCTGCGCATCTCGATGTCACAAGATGACGCGGATCTCTACAGGGCGCTACTCGTGTCCTTCACGGACCTGGGAGAGAACGCAGACGGGCTGTTGAGCCTTTCAGCGGAGGCATCAAAGCGCTGGGAGCAACTCCTGGCAGCCGAGCTCGGAGACCCTGTGGCAGCGTCGATCGTTCGACTCCTTGGAGATGGCATGGTGATGAACTCCCTGACGCGGGAAGCACTTCCCCCCGTTGAGAGCATCATGGCGTGGCTGGAGCCACGAAGGAACGCCGAATGA
- a CDS encoding GAP family protein — protein MTAGLLWAILGLGLADSLNPATIVTITLILLTVRKHPVTSALSFVVGALSTVFILGAVIFLGAGAAADTVSDGLVWLRRIVFLVAAVTLFITGYRRLKDRPRKGIGLPSWFGIGTAFPFGVLVTGADLPNAFPYFIAIERMVDADTSTGTGLLVLAGYAIIYCVPCLILLALGIAHGDKVRERLQKVYDRFATGTTQRSVAAAVLYLLLGVGVLAIALWP, from the coding sequence ATGACCGCCGGCCTGCTGTGGGCGATCCTTGGCCTCGGCCTGGCGGACAGCCTCAATCCGGCGACAATCGTGACCATAACCCTCATCCTGCTCACGGTCCGCAAGCACCCGGTGACCTCGGCATTGTCGTTTGTCGTGGGCGCCTTGAGCACCGTGTTCATTCTTGGTGCAGTGATCTTCCTCGGCGCCGGAGCAGCAGCGGACACCGTCAGTGACGGGCTTGTCTGGCTCCGGAGAATCGTCTTCCTGGTGGCTGCCGTAACACTGTTCATCACCGGCTACCGGCGCCTCAAGGATCGCCCTCGCAAGGGCATCGGCTTGCCATCCTGGTTCGGGATAGGCACAGCATTTCCGTTCGGTGTACTGGTCACCGGCGCCGATCTTCCCAACGCATTCCCCTACTTCATTGCCATTGAACGGATGGTGGATGCAGATACATCCACGGGAACGGGCCTGCTTGTCCTCGCCGGATACGCGATCATCTATTGCGTGCCATGCCTGATCCTGCTTGCCCTCGGCATCGCTCACGGCGACAAGGTCCGCGAAAGACTTCAAAAGGTCTACGACCGATTCGCCACGGGCACCACCCAACGATCGGTTGCTGCAGCGGTGCTCTATCTTCTCCTGGGGGTCGGCGTCCTCGCGATCGCCCTCTGGCCTTAA
- a CDS encoding carbon-nitrogen hydrolase family protein, with translation MRILSIAAIQTNPVPHDLEATWARFEAQAESAKKLGPDVDVIVVPELLLSAPGEFLLPDPEGETRSAAPIPSPLTDRISALARRLNVWLVPGSLLETENGNTYNTAIAVSPQGEIVARYRKLFPWRPFETTTPGDSFVTFDIPGCGRIGLAICFDGSFPEVARQLAWLGAEVIIQPTLTTTRDRAMEIVMSQANAFANQVFVVNINGASPSGVGESVIVDPEGTIMQHAQGGEEILFAVLDLDRVTQLRRYGTHGINRPWTQLRDQEGLLSFPMFGGAHFESPAWREDSLGARQGTGTA, from the coding sequence ATGCGCATCCTGTCCATCGCAGCAATCCAGACCAACCCCGTCCCCCACGACCTCGAGGCCACGTGGGCCCGGTTCGAGGCACAGGCCGAGTCAGCCAAGAAGCTCGGTCCCGACGTGGACGTCATCGTGGTTCCGGAACTGCTGCTTTCCGCGCCAGGCGAGTTCCTGCTCCCGGATCCAGAGGGCGAAACCCGTTCCGCCGCGCCCATCCCCAGCCCACTCACGGACCGCATTTCCGCCTTGGCCCGCAGGCTCAACGTGTGGCTCGTGCCCGGCTCCCTGCTGGAAACAGAAAACGGAAACACCTATAACACCGCCATCGCAGTGTCCCCGCAGGGCGAGATCGTGGCACGCTACCGGAAGCTGTTCCCGTGGCGCCCGTTCGAGACCACCACTCCCGGCGATTCCTTCGTCACGTTCGACATCCCGGGCTGCGGACGCATCGGCCTCGCGATCTGCTTCGACGGCAGCTTCCCGGAAGTTGCGCGGCAGTTGGCCTGGTTGGGTGCGGAGGTCATCATCCAGCCCACCCTCACCACTACCCGGGACCGGGCCATGGAAATCGTCATGTCCCAGGCCAACGCTTTCGCCAACCAGGTGTTCGTGGTGAACATCAACGGAGCCTCCCCGTCGGGTGTGGGCGAGAGCGTCATCGTGGACCCCGAGGGCACCATCATGCAGCATGCCCAAGGCGGCGAAGAGATTCTGTTCGCTGTGCTGGACCTGGACCGCGTCACGCAGCTCCGCCGCTATGGAACACACGGCATCAACCGCCCCTGGACCCAACTCCGGGACCAGGAAGGCCTGCTGTCCTTCCCGATGTTCGGCGGCGCGCACTTCGAGTCACCGGCCTGGCGCGAGGATTCACTCGGTGCGCGGCAGGGCACCGGAACGGCCTGA
- a CDS encoding ZIP family metal transporter, translated as MMASLWFGLIASSALVIGALIGVRFELPKRLLAILLSFAAGSLITALAFELFEDAYQQGGIVRAAVGLLAGAIVFTALSAFLDRLAQPGRTSKSKPADEVQGSPKLDTDAAASDRAATSASTRGAAGMALLAAVTLDGVPENVALGISLEEGSGGLALLAAIFVSNFPEALVGASSMRSQGRKAGSIMLLWSVCAVLLVAAVVLGAGPLSSAEPATISLPLAFAAGAVIASLADTLMPEAYEHGGPAVALSTAAGFVLSFTLSLV; from the coding sequence GTGATGGCATCACTGTGGTTCGGATTGATTGCCTCCAGCGCCTTGGTGATAGGCGCGCTCATCGGTGTGCGTTTCGAGCTGCCGAAGCGGCTCCTTGCCATCCTGCTGTCCTTCGCGGCCGGCTCACTCATTACCGCCCTGGCGTTCGAACTGTTCGAGGACGCCTACCAACAAGGCGGAATTGTGCGCGCGGCGGTGGGACTCCTTGCCGGGGCCATAGTGTTTACCGCGCTCAGCGCCTTCCTGGATCGCCTGGCCCAACCCGGCCGCACATCGAAATCCAAACCTGCGGACGAAGTACAGGGCAGCCCAAAGCTGGACACCGACGCCGCCGCGTCAGATAGGGCAGCCACCTCCGCCTCAACACGCGGAGCTGCCGGAATGGCGTTGCTGGCCGCCGTGACCCTGGACGGCGTACCGGAAAACGTAGCACTGGGCATCTCCCTGGAAGAAGGATCCGGCGGCCTGGCACTGCTGGCGGCCATCTTTGTGTCCAACTTCCCCGAAGCCTTGGTGGGGGCCTCGTCCATGCGCAGCCAGGGCCGAAAAGCCGGGTCGATCATGCTGCTCTGGAGTGTGTGCGCCGTGCTGCTGGTGGCAGCCGTGGTCCTCGGCGCCGGGCCCCTCTCATCCGCCGAACCCGCCACCATTTCCCTGCCGTTGGCGTTCGCCGCCGGTGCGGTGATCGCGTCGCTGGCGGACACGCTCATGCCCGAGGCCTACGAGCATGGCGGCCCAGCGGTTGCACTGAGCACGGCAGCGGGCTTCGTCCTTTCGTTCACGCTTTCACTCGTGTGA
- a CDS encoding APC family permease has product MSFPPTPPMATQEAIPTNPASKGLKAGSIGIGPTVALGLAAVAPAYSLAVTLGFVVLAVGQSTPAAFLLGFVPILFTALAFRDLNREMPDCGGVFVWITRVFGPAAGWFLGGWVPQMATFIAGAAVAQVATTYLLTFFGLAAIAAEPLAVAAIACGLIVLSAWIAARGIELSAWVQYALIGLQLVALGGFCVAAFTAMATGTSPGTADGAEKPSLEWFNPFASGDMSGLVSGVILCLFIYWGWDALIAVNEETTDRKGTPGRAVVITTVILLFSYVVTATAAVGFAGTASITDPETVSDVLSVLGPQATGAVFGQVIVLAVGMSALAALLTVAVSTPRTWLSMGSYDALPKATTKMHPKRGTPTTSIAWWAAITMAMTLGLTAISADFIGLAILSVGLMIAAYYAATALASVVYFAPLMRTSPSALILKGILPGLGALLMIGAFAYSAVDMLSPEYAGLSWLGIGSVFWIGIGALSLGLIVTAILRTRPRRFFSGESIPRGNVTTRNHLPSILSNETPSNETEA; this is encoded by the coding sequence GTGTCATTCCCCCCAACCCCACCCATGGCCACCCAAGAAGCAATCCCTACGAACCCAGCTTCCAAAGGCCTCAAAGCCGGGTCCATCGGCATCGGCCCCACGGTCGCCCTCGGCCTGGCCGCCGTCGCCCCGGCCTACAGCTTGGCTGTGACGCTGGGCTTCGTGGTTCTTGCCGTAGGACAGAGCACCCCCGCCGCCTTCCTGCTGGGATTTGTGCCGATCCTTTTCACCGCACTCGCCTTCCGGGACCTCAACCGGGAGATGCCCGACTGCGGTGGCGTTTTCGTCTGGATCACCCGCGTCTTCGGGCCTGCTGCAGGCTGGTTCCTCGGTGGCTGGGTACCGCAGATGGCCACCTTCATTGCGGGCGCCGCCGTGGCCCAAGTCGCCACCACCTACCTGCTCACCTTCTTCGGTTTGGCAGCGATCGCCGCAGAACCCCTCGCCGTAGCGGCCATCGCGTGCGGGCTGATCGTCCTGAGTGCATGGATCGCCGCGAGGGGAATCGAACTCTCCGCCTGGGTCCAGTACGCGCTGATTGGCCTCCAGTTGGTGGCACTCGGCGGATTCTGCGTCGCGGCCTTCACCGCCATGGCCACGGGCACCTCCCCCGGAACGGCAGACGGCGCAGAAAAGCCAAGCCTGGAGTGGTTCAACCCCTTTGCCTCCGGCGACATGTCCGGGCTCGTCTCCGGCGTCATCCTGTGCCTGTTCATTTACTGGGGCTGGGATGCCTTGATAGCCGTGAACGAAGAGACCACCGACCGCAAGGGAACGCCCGGAAGGGCGGTTGTCATCACTACCGTCATCCTGCTGTTCTCCTACGTCGTGACAGCCACCGCCGCCGTCGGATTTGCAGGAACTGCGAGCATCACCGATCCCGAAACCGTCTCCGATGTCCTCTCGGTCCTCGGCCCGCAGGCGACAGGAGCCGTGTTTGGCCAGGTCATCGTCCTCGCAGTGGGCATGTCCGCGTTGGCAGCTCTGCTGACAGTAGCCGTCAGCACGCCACGGACGTGGCTCAGCATGGGCAGCTACGATGCGCTCCCCAAGGCGACCACAAAGATGCACCCCAAGCGGGGGACTCCCACCACCTCCATCGCTTGGTGGGCGGCAATCACCATGGCCATGACGTTGGGACTGACGGCAATCAGCGCCGATTTCATCGGCCTGGCCATCCTCTCGGTGGGCCTGATGATCGCCGCGTACTACGCGGCCACAGCTTTGGCCTCGGTGGTGTACTTCGCCCCGCTGATGCGCACCTCCCCATCCGCCCTGATCCTGAAAGGCATCCTCCCCGGCCTCGGAGCACTGCTGATGATCGGAGCGTTCGCGTACAGCGCCGTGGACATGCTGTCCCCTGAGTACGCGGGCCTGTCCTGGCTTGGCATCGGTTCAGTGTTCTGGATCGGGATCGGCGCGCTGTCCTTGGGCCTGATAGTGACGGCGATTCTGCGGACCAGGCCGCGCCGCTTCTTTTCCGGCGAATCCATCCCCCGCGGAAACGTCACTACCCGCAACCACCTTCCGTCCATTCTCAGCAACGAAACTCCCAGCAACGAAACCGAGGCATAA